Below is a genomic region from Thermoplasmata archaeon.
GGGGGCGGAATCGCTCGGGGAGGCCTCAGAGCCGCTTGAGCCTCTCTATCAGAACCTCCAGATGGAGCTCGGTTGTGACGAGGGGGATCCTCTCTATCTCGGCGAGCCTGAGCGCGAGCTCGTCAACCCTCTCGGGCCTGTGGAAGACTACGATCGCGGGCTTCATCGGATGGGAGCGAATCGCCACCATCGGCGAGCGGCCGTACTTGACACCAGTGAACACGAGCGCCCTCTCGCTCGTCCACCCGAACACCCGCAGGTAGTCGAAGGCGCTGAGGGAGGTTATCGCTCTCAGGGAGTCGAGGACTGTGAAGCCGTAGATCATTCTGTCGAGCTTGTCCTCGCACGCCAGAACCTTGCCCTCGATGGAGCGAATCAGCTTCTCCGCGGGAATTCCTATCGGGAACTCCTGTATGGCGTGTATCGCCTCGTGGGCCCCCATCTGGCTGTAGCGCTTGAGCACCGGGCTGCCTCGCCTCTGGTCTATCTCGAGAATGGCGTACACGATTCTCCGCAGGGTCTTTATGCCCGGCGACCTGCGCCTGCCCTTCTCGTAGTCGCTGATTATCGAGGGCGAGCGGCCCAGCGCCCTCGCGAGGTCCTGCTGCGAGATGTTGAAAGCGTCCCTCCACTTCCGCAGCGTCCGGCCCGGGTCCGACGATAGGACTATCTCGCCCGCGATCTTCTCGGCGATGCTCTGGTGCACGGAAGAATATCCCGTTGCGGCTATAAAAAAGTTGTCCGCTCCGCTCACTTCCCGGAGCCGGCGCGGTCCGATTGCGTCTGTGGAGGGTGCGCGCGGCGAATTCCGGGAAGCACAGCGGTCGAAAGCCTCAATAGCGCCGGGGCGGTTCGGGGGTTCGGGGCGCGACCGCGCACCCAAGGGTGCAGAGATGCCCGGCACTGAGCCGCGCGACTACAAGAGCCGCACCTACCTCTCCGCGGTCGAGGCCGCGCGCTATCTGGGCACGACGGTGCGGGCGCTGCACAGGCTCGTCAGGAGAGGAGCGCTCCCGGCCACGGTCTCAGCGAGCGGCCAGCTACGCTTCGACATCGGGGCGCTGAAGGCCTACGAGTGCGCCCACGGGGCCGCTGCCGGACCCACCGCCGAGATTCCCCGCGTGAACACCGTCGAGAGCAATGGGACGGTCCAGAGGCTCTATGTCGGCGACGCATCGAGGATGGAGGAGCTGCCAGACGGGAGCGTCCACCTGATGGTGACCTCGCCGCCCTACTTCGACACGAAGATGTACTCCCGAGAGCCCCTCCCCGGCGACCTCGGGAACGTCCACGACGTCGATGAGTGGTTCCGGAGAATAGGGGAGGTATGGAGGGAGGTATTCAGGGTCCTCCAGCCCGGCAGGAAGGCCTTCATCAACATCATGAATCTGCCCGTTAGACTGGAGGGTGGGGGCTTCAGGACGCTCAATCTGGTGGGGAGGACCATTGACCTGTGCGAGAGCATCGGCTTCGTGTTCAAGAGGGACATCGTCTGGCAAAAGAGCAACGCCGTCAGGGCCCACTTCGGTACCTATCCATACCCCGGGGGAATTCTCATCAACAACATGCACGAGTTCATCCTGGAGTTCGAGAAGCCCGCGCCCAAGGGCTTCGACAAATACGGCCACCTGACGCGGGAGCAGAAGGAGGCCTCGAAGATTGAAAAGGAGTTCTGGCTGGAGCTGAAGAAGAGCGACGTCTGGGTGATGAGGCCCGAGGGCAGCGGGGACAGGAGGAGCCACGTGGCGCCCTTCCCCTACGAGCTCCCCTGGAGGCTCATCAAGGCCTACAGCTACGTCGGCGAGACCGTTCTGGACCCCTTCGCGGGCTCCGGGACGACGCTGAGGGCGGCGAGGGACTTGGGGCGCAACGGCGTCGGATACGAGCTTGACCCAATCATCGCTGCCGGGGCGCTGAGGAGTCTGCGGAGCCTCCAGACGAGAATTGACGGCGGACCCATCGCCTGACTCGCGATATCGAACCGGCCGTCCTCCCGATGCGCGACCCCGGGCCCTGTGAGGAGGCGCGCCTTGTCTGGCCCCGCGCCTTCGCAGACGCTGATGGCCCGTTTGCCCCTTGCCCCCACAATAATAAACCCCCTGCGCGTTCCGGATGTGTGGACACGCGGGACTTCGACTACGAGCTGCCCCCCGAGCTGATCGCACAGGAGCCCTCGGCATCGAGGGGGGAGGATAGGCTCCTCGTCCTTTCGCCCTCGGG
It encodes:
- a CDS encoding helix-turn-helix domain-containing protein, yielding MHQSIAEKIAGEIVLSSDPGRTLRKWRDAFNISQQDLARALGRSPSIISDYEKGRRRSPGIKTLRRIVYAILEIDQRRGSPVLKRYSQMGAHEAIHAIQEFPIGIPAEKLIRSIEGKVLACEDKLDRMIYGFTVLDSLRAITSLSAFDYLRVFGWTSERALVFTGVKYGRSPMVAIRSHPMKPAIVVFHRPERVDELALRLAEIERIPLVTTELHLEVLIERLKRL
- a CDS encoding DNA methyltransferase, which translates into the protein MPGTEPRDYKSRTYLSAVEAARYLGTTVRALHRLVRRGALPATVSASGQLRFDIGALKAYECAHGAAAGPTAEIPRVNTVESNGTVQRLYVGDASRMEELPDGSVHLMVTSPPYFDTKMYSREPLPGDLGNVHDVDEWFRRIGEVWREVFRVLQPGRKAFINIMNLPVRLEGGGFRTLNLVGRTIDLCESIGFVFKRDIVWQKSNAVRAHFGTYPYPGGILINNMHEFILEFEKPAPKGFDKYGHLTREQKEASKIEKEFWLELKKSDVWVMRPEGSGDRRSHVAPFPYELPWRLIKAYSYVGETVLDPFAGSGTTLRAARDLGRNGVGYELDPIIAAGALRSLRSLQTRIDGGPIA